The proteins below come from a single Triticum aestivum cultivar Chinese Spring chromosome 5D, IWGSC CS RefSeq v2.1, whole genome shotgun sequence genomic window:
- the LOC123125952 gene encoding putative serpin-Z12, whose amino-acid sequence MSPFGKFLFCLTLFAAWRLSSTLFAEAPPAPGVDSASRNASCVALAREAGVRAEGGTGSNFVMSPLSIHAALAKVAAGARGDTLNELLRFLGSASLNELHRAAATKLVGRLNGIAQTSFASGVWVDRMLALKPEFTAIAASRYNATAESVDFVSEAEHARQRVNAFVADATNKQILEVLPPGSVDSRTAVVLANALYFKGAWTQPFDVSTAPFHIPGGTTVRVPSMTTSESQHIAVYPGFRALKLPYKNDVQQQAEFYMLILLPDRDTVTLADLYDKAVSTPEFIKTHTPTGKVPVGQFMVPKFKFTSKFEASSDMRKLGVTRAFEGGDFSGMMTGGEGLSINGVYHKATIEVDEVGTVAATATAIVEFGSAGPGHGVDFVADRPFLFAVVEEGTDAVLFLGHVANPLAH is encoded by the coding sequence ATGTCGCCCTTCGGGAAGTTCTTGTTCTGCTTGACCTTGTTCGCCGCCTGGCGCCTCAGCTCGACCCTGTTCGCCGAGGCACCTCCAGCTCCTGGTGTCGACTCCGCGTCCAGAAACGCATCGTGCGTGGCCCTCGCCAGGGAGGCCGGCGTCCGGGCGGAAGGCGGCACGGGGAGCAACTTCGTCATGTCGCCGCTGTCCATCCACGCGGCGCTCGCGAAGGTGGCCGCCGGCGCGCGGGGCGACACGCTTAACGAGCTCCTGCGGTTCCTTGGGTCGGCGTCGCTCAACGAGCTACACCGCGCGGCGGCGACCAAGCTCGTCGGCAGGCTCAACGGCATAGCGCAGACGTCCTTCGCCAGCGGCGTGTGGGTGGACCGGATGCTGGCGCTCAAGCCAGAGTTCACGGCCATCGCCGCGTCGCGGTACAACGCCACAGCAGAATCCGTGGACTTCGTGTCGGAGGCCGAGCACGCGAGGCAGCGCGTGAACGCTTTCGTGGCGGACGCGACCAACAAGCAAATCCTCGAAGTCCTGCCTCCGGGCTCCGTCGACTCCCGCACGGCGGTCGTCCTCGCCAACGCGCTCTACTTCAAAGGGGCGTGGACACAGCCGTTCGACGTCTCTACCGCGCCGTTCCACATCCCAGGCGGCACCACCGTGCGCGTGCCATCCATGACGACAAGCGAGTCACAGCACATCGCGGTCTACCCGGGCTTCAGGGCCCTCAAGCTGCCGTACAAGAACGACGTGCAGCAGCAAGCTGAATTCTACATGCTTATCCTACTACCGGACAGGGACACTGTTACTCTCGCCGATCTGTATGACAAGGCCGTGTCGACGCCAGAGTTCATCAAGACGCACACGCCGACAGGGAAGGTTCCAGTCGGGCAGTTCATGGTCCCAAAGTTCAAGTTCACGTCCAAGTTCGAAGCGTCATCCGACATGCGGAAGCTTGGTGTCACTAGGGCTTTCGAAGGCGGCGACTTCTCGGGCATGATGACCGGCGGGGAAGGGCTTTCCATCAACGGGGTGTACCACAAGGCCACTATCGAGGTGGACGAGGTTGGCACCGTGGCCGCCACTGCCACGGCCATCGTCGAGTTTGGTAGTGCAGGACCGGGGCATGGGGTAGATTTTGTGGCGGATCGGCCTTTCTTATTTGCCGTGGTAGAGGAGGGGACAGACGCAGTGTTGTTTCTTGGTCACGTGGCTAATCCTCTCGCTCATTAA